A section of the Echeneis naucrates chromosome 12, fEcheNa1.1, whole genome shotgun sequence genome encodes:
- the skp2 gene encoding S-phase kinase-associated protein 2 isoform X4 → MPLQNLPCLSHQGSKLSQPKRTNKRRSKGLSEGLDAKYTPIELAQQCYPQIKHNQLIHKGKENDHNQFALAKRSRRKRNSTSGISWEHLPDELLLKILLYLPLQDLLRMSTVCKHWHCLVFDDSLWHSVDLEGLTHMDMALQQVLKTGVCRLRCPRCFVEELHCTGVSSLSLVELDLSSSIIPTCVLESIVCQCSRLQYLSLEGLQLSDAIVNSLARNLNLVQLNLSGCSGFSALTLAEMLRLCSRIKQLNISWCEFSSDHVKSVVSNLNSGVTHLNFSGYRERLSLDDVKVLVERCPDIQTLDLSDSTLLMADSFPVLAQLKYLLHLSLSRCYHIHLAALTDLSKMFPVLCFLDIFGLVHDENLPALKKGMPHVSINSRPFSSVARPTPAIGPLRYLSDRTMWNRTCRLRFRL, encoded by the exons ATGCCACTGCAGAACCTGCCCTGTCTGAGCCACCAGGGTTCCAAGTTGTCTCAGCCCAAGAGGACCAACAAGCGCAGGTCCAAGGGTCTGAGTGAGGGCCTGGATGCCAAATATACTCCCATAGAGCTTGCCCAGCAGTGTTACCCCCAAATCAAGCACAATCAGCTCATCCACAAGGGAAAGGAGAATGACCATAACCAGTTTGCCCTAGCCAAGAGGTCTAGGAGGAAGAGGAATTCCACGTCAG GTATTTCATGGGAACACCTACCAGACGAGCTGCTTCTCAAGATTCTCCTCTACCTCCCTTTGCAGGACTTGCTCAGGATGTCCACAGTCTGCAAGCACTGGCATTGCTTGGT GTTTGATGATTCTCTGTGGCACAGTGTGGATCTGGAGGGCTTGACCCACATGGATATGGCTCTGCAGCAGGTTCTGAAAACTGGTGTCTGCAGGTTGCGCTGCCCTCGCTGCTTTGTGGAGGAGCTGCACTGCACAGG cgtcAGCTCATTGTCGTTGGTTGAGTTGGATCTGTCCAGCTCCATCATTCCTACCTGTGTTCTGGAGAGCATTGTGTGTCAGTGCAGCAGGCTGCAGTACCTGAGCCTGGAGGGTCTACAGCTCTCTGATGCCATTGTAAA TTCTCTGGCCAGGAACCTGAACCTTGTGCAGCTCAACTTGAGTGGCTGTTCCGGTTTTTCTGCTCTAACTCTGGCTGAAATGCTCAGGCTCTGCTCCAG AATAAAGCAGTTAAACATATCATGGTGTGAATTCAGCAGCGATCATGTGAAGAGTGTTGTCAGTAACCTGAACTCGGGTGTGACTCACCTCAACTTCAGCGGCTACAGAGAACGTCTGTCACTGGATG atgtGAAGGTGCTGGTGGAGCGGTGTCCTGACATTCAAACTTTAGATTTAAG TGACAGCACTCTGCTGATGGCTGACAGCTTCCCTGTCCTTGCACAACTGAAGTACCTGTTACACTTGTCCCTTAGCCGCTGCTATCACATTCACCTGGCCGCTCTTAC GGACTTATCAAAGATGTTCCCCGTTCTGTGCTTTCTGGACATCTTTGGCCTTGTGCATGACGAAAACCTGCCAGCCTTGAAAAAGGGCATGCCTCACGTCAGCATCAACTCCAGGCCCTTCTCTAGTGTGGCACGGCCCACACCTGCCATTGGGCCTCTAAGGTACCTCAGCGACCGCACCATGTGGAACAGGACGTGCCGGCTGAGGTTCAGGCTGTGA
- the skp2 gene encoding S-phase kinase-associated protein 2 isoform X1: MLSTDHPDSIDRMVSSDQEEMPLDSMPLQNLPCLSHQGSKLSQPKRTNKRRSKGLSEGLDAKYTPIELAQQCYPQIKHNQLIHKGKENDHNQFALAKRSRRKRNSTSGISWEHLPDELLLKILLYLPLQDLLRMSTVCKHWHCLVFDDSLWHSVDLEGLTHMDMALQQVLKTGVCRLRCPRCFVEELHCTGVSSLSLVELDLSSSIIPTCVLESIVCQCSRLQYLSLEGLQLSDAIVNSLARNLNLVQLNLSGCSGFSALTLAEMLRLCSRIKQLNISWCEFSSDHVKSVVSNLNSGVTHLNFSGYRERLSLDDVKVLVERCPDIQTLDLSDSTLLMADSFPVLAQLKYLLHLSLSRCYHIHLAALTDLSKMFPVLCFLDIFGLVHDENLPALKKGMPHVSINSRPFSSVARPTPAIGPLRYLSDRTMWNRTCRLRFRL; the protein is encoded by the exons ATGTTGTCGACGGACCACCCCGACTCTATTGACCGAATGGTGAGCTCTGACCAGGAGGAGATGCCCTTAGACAG TATGCCACTGCAGAACCTGCCCTGTCTGAGCCACCAGGGTTCCAAGTTGTCTCAGCCCAAGAGGACCAACAAGCGCAGGTCCAAGGGTCTGAGTGAGGGCCTGGATGCCAAATATACTCCCATAGAGCTTGCCCAGCAGTGTTACCCCCAAATCAAGCACAATCAGCTCATCCACAAGGGAAAGGAGAATGACCATAACCAGTTTGCCCTAGCCAAGAGGTCTAGGAGGAAGAGGAATTCCACGTCAG GTATTTCATGGGAACACCTACCAGACGAGCTGCTTCTCAAGATTCTCCTCTACCTCCCTTTGCAGGACTTGCTCAGGATGTCCACAGTCTGCAAGCACTGGCATTGCTTGGT GTTTGATGATTCTCTGTGGCACAGTGTGGATCTGGAGGGCTTGACCCACATGGATATGGCTCTGCAGCAGGTTCTGAAAACTGGTGTCTGCAGGTTGCGCTGCCCTCGCTGCTTTGTGGAGGAGCTGCACTGCACAGG cgtcAGCTCATTGTCGTTGGTTGAGTTGGATCTGTCCAGCTCCATCATTCCTACCTGTGTTCTGGAGAGCATTGTGTGTCAGTGCAGCAGGCTGCAGTACCTGAGCCTGGAGGGTCTACAGCTCTCTGATGCCATTGTAAA TTCTCTGGCCAGGAACCTGAACCTTGTGCAGCTCAACTTGAGTGGCTGTTCCGGTTTTTCTGCTCTAACTCTGGCTGAAATGCTCAGGCTCTGCTCCAG AATAAAGCAGTTAAACATATCATGGTGTGAATTCAGCAGCGATCATGTGAAGAGTGTTGTCAGTAACCTGAACTCGGGTGTGACTCACCTCAACTTCAGCGGCTACAGAGAACGTCTGTCACTGGATG atgtGAAGGTGCTGGTGGAGCGGTGTCCTGACATTCAAACTTTAGATTTAAG TGACAGCACTCTGCTGATGGCTGACAGCTTCCCTGTCCTTGCACAACTGAAGTACCTGTTACACTTGTCCCTTAGCCGCTGCTATCACATTCACCTGGCCGCTCTTAC GGACTTATCAAAGATGTTCCCCGTTCTGTGCTTTCTGGACATCTTTGGCCTTGTGCATGACGAAAACCTGCCAGCCTTGAAAAAGGGCATGCCTCACGTCAGCATCAACTCCAGGCCCTTCTCTAGTGTGGCACGGCCCACACCTGCCATTGGGCCTCTAAGGTACCTCAGCGACCGCACCATGTGGAACAGGACGTGCCGGCTGAGGTTCAGGCTGTGA
- the skp2 gene encoding S-phase kinase-associated protein 2 isoform X2, which yields MLSTDHPDSIDRMVSSDQEEMPLDSMPLQNLPCLSHQGSKLSQPKRTNKRRSKGLSEGLDAKYTPIELAQQCYPQIKHNQLIHKGKENDHNQFALAKRSRRKRNSTSGISWEHLPDELLLKILLYLPLQDLLRMSTVCKHWHCLVVDLEGLTHMDMALQQVLKTGVCRLRCPRCFVEELHCTGVSSLSLVELDLSSSIIPTCVLESIVCQCSRLQYLSLEGLQLSDAIVNSLARNLNLVQLNLSGCSGFSALTLAEMLRLCSRIKQLNISWCEFSSDHVKSVVSNLNSGVTHLNFSGYRERLSLDDVKVLVERCPDIQTLDLSDSTLLMADSFPVLAQLKYLLHLSLSRCYHIHLAALTDLSKMFPVLCFLDIFGLVHDENLPALKKGMPHVSINSRPFSSVARPTPAIGPLRYLSDRTMWNRTCRLRFRL from the exons ATGTTGTCGACGGACCACCCCGACTCTATTGACCGAATGGTGAGCTCTGACCAGGAGGAGATGCCCTTAGACAG TATGCCACTGCAGAACCTGCCCTGTCTGAGCCACCAGGGTTCCAAGTTGTCTCAGCCCAAGAGGACCAACAAGCGCAGGTCCAAGGGTCTGAGTGAGGGCCTGGATGCCAAATATACTCCCATAGAGCTTGCCCAGCAGTGTTACCCCCAAATCAAGCACAATCAGCTCATCCACAAGGGAAAGGAGAATGACCATAACCAGTTTGCCCTAGCCAAGAGGTCTAGGAGGAAGAGGAATTCCACGTCAG GTATTTCATGGGAACACCTACCAGACGAGCTGCTTCTCAAGATTCTCCTCTACCTCCCTTTGCAGGACTTGCTCAGGATGTCCACAGTCTGCAAGCACTGGCATTGCTTGGT TGTGGATCTGGAGGGCTTGACCCACATGGATATGGCTCTGCAGCAGGTTCTGAAAACTGGTGTCTGCAGGTTGCGCTGCCCTCGCTGCTTTGTGGAGGAGCTGCACTGCACAGG cgtcAGCTCATTGTCGTTGGTTGAGTTGGATCTGTCCAGCTCCATCATTCCTACCTGTGTTCTGGAGAGCATTGTGTGTCAGTGCAGCAGGCTGCAGTACCTGAGCCTGGAGGGTCTACAGCTCTCTGATGCCATTGTAAA TTCTCTGGCCAGGAACCTGAACCTTGTGCAGCTCAACTTGAGTGGCTGTTCCGGTTTTTCTGCTCTAACTCTGGCTGAAATGCTCAGGCTCTGCTCCAG AATAAAGCAGTTAAACATATCATGGTGTGAATTCAGCAGCGATCATGTGAAGAGTGTTGTCAGTAACCTGAACTCGGGTGTGACTCACCTCAACTTCAGCGGCTACAGAGAACGTCTGTCACTGGATG atgtGAAGGTGCTGGTGGAGCGGTGTCCTGACATTCAAACTTTAGATTTAAG TGACAGCACTCTGCTGATGGCTGACAGCTTCCCTGTCCTTGCACAACTGAAGTACCTGTTACACTTGTCCCTTAGCCGCTGCTATCACATTCACCTGGCCGCTCTTAC GGACTTATCAAAGATGTTCCCCGTTCTGTGCTTTCTGGACATCTTTGGCCTTGTGCATGACGAAAACCTGCCAGCCTTGAAAAAGGGCATGCCTCACGTCAGCATCAACTCCAGGCCCTTCTCTAGTGTGGCACGGCCCACACCTGCCATTGGGCCTCTAAGGTACCTCAGCGACCGCACCATGTGGAACAGGACGTGCCGGCTGAGGTTCAGGCTGTGA
- the skp2 gene encoding S-phase kinase-associated protein 2 isoform X3 translates to MFGMPLQNLPCLSHQGSKLSQPKRTNKRRSKGLSEGLDAKYTPIELAQQCYPQIKHNQLIHKGKENDHNQFALAKRSRRKRNSTSGISWEHLPDELLLKILLYLPLQDLLRMSTVCKHWHCLVFDDSLWHSVDLEGLTHMDMALQQVLKTGVCRLRCPRCFVEELHCTGVSSLSLVELDLSSSIIPTCVLESIVCQCSRLQYLSLEGLQLSDAIVNSLARNLNLVQLNLSGCSGFSALTLAEMLRLCSRIKQLNISWCEFSSDHVKSVVSNLNSGVTHLNFSGYRERLSLDDVKVLVERCPDIQTLDLSDSTLLMADSFPVLAQLKYLLHLSLSRCYHIHLAALTDLSKMFPVLCFLDIFGLVHDENLPALKKGMPHVSINSRPFSSVARPTPAIGPLRYLSDRTMWNRTCRLRFRL, encoded by the exons ATGTTTGG TATGCCACTGCAGAACCTGCCCTGTCTGAGCCACCAGGGTTCCAAGTTGTCTCAGCCCAAGAGGACCAACAAGCGCAGGTCCAAGGGTCTGAGTGAGGGCCTGGATGCCAAATATACTCCCATAGAGCTTGCCCAGCAGTGTTACCCCCAAATCAAGCACAATCAGCTCATCCACAAGGGAAAGGAGAATGACCATAACCAGTTTGCCCTAGCCAAGAGGTCTAGGAGGAAGAGGAATTCCACGTCAG GTATTTCATGGGAACACCTACCAGACGAGCTGCTTCTCAAGATTCTCCTCTACCTCCCTTTGCAGGACTTGCTCAGGATGTCCACAGTCTGCAAGCACTGGCATTGCTTGGT GTTTGATGATTCTCTGTGGCACAGTGTGGATCTGGAGGGCTTGACCCACATGGATATGGCTCTGCAGCAGGTTCTGAAAACTGGTGTCTGCAGGTTGCGCTGCCCTCGCTGCTTTGTGGAGGAGCTGCACTGCACAGG cgtcAGCTCATTGTCGTTGGTTGAGTTGGATCTGTCCAGCTCCATCATTCCTACCTGTGTTCTGGAGAGCATTGTGTGTCAGTGCAGCAGGCTGCAGTACCTGAGCCTGGAGGGTCTACAGCTCTCTGATGCCATTGTAAA TTCTCTGGCCAGGAACCTGAACCTTGTGCAGCTCAACTTGAGTGGCTGTTCCGGTTTTTCTGCTCTAACTCTGGCTGAAATGCTCAGGCTCTGCTCCAG AATAAAGCAGTTAAACATATCATGGTGTGAATTCAGCAGCGATCATGTGAAGAGTGTTGTCAGTAACCTGAACTCGGGTGTGACTCACCTCAACTTCAGCGGCTACAGAGAACGTCTGTCACTGGATG atgtGAAGGTGCTGGTGGAGCGGTGTCCTGACATTCAAACTTTAGATTTAAG TGACAGCACTCTGCTGATGGCTGACAGCTTCCCTGTCCTTGCACAACTGAAGTACCTGTTACACTTGTCCCTTAGCCGCTGCTATCACATTCACCTGGCCGCTCTTAC GGACTTATCAAAGATGTTCCCCGTTCTGTGCTTTCTGGACATCTTTGGCCTTGTGCATGACGAAAACCTGCCAGCCTTGAAAAAGGGCATGCCTCACGTCAGCATCAACTCCAGGCCCTTCTCTAGTGTGGCACGGCCCACACCTGCCATTGGGCCTCTAAGGTACCTCAGCGACCGCACCATGTGGAACAGGACGTGCCGGCTGAGGTTCAGGCTGTGA